The genomic window tgaaattaataattataaatttttaaagaaatcatactaaatgatatttaatttatctaatacCAATTtaccaatacatttatttaaaattataaatatttttcctttactatactataaagtatattaaatttatgtctgaacattaaaaaatcattttttaaattttatataaacaaaaaagctACTTTCTCTCATGGAAAAATATTTGCCAGTAtagaaaatctaaatatttattgaatcaaATTATTCTAACCTTTCTCGAGAATTTGCATGACTAGACTTGCGTTCATAATCTCTATCGCGATAATCTCTATGTGATCTTTCTCTACGTTCAATTCGTTCTCGAGGCCTTGATGTGTCAGATATATCTCCTCTACTTCTATGGTCATCTCGATCCCTACTATaagattttatacataattaataaaataaatcaaataaaaactaataatatattacctgaAATTCTTTTCCGGTAAATTTCTTCTAGGCGTTTCTTCAACTACTGGAGGATACTTTTCACTCATCTTCTTTTCCATTtgttgctaaaaaaaaatgtgaatgataattaatatttttcatgataataattattgtatcattaaatttaaatataataaatatgaatatgtttGGCCGACATACCTACCTGAATGGGAACAGGGATTCTAGGAAATAGTGTTGAATACCATTCTAATTTGAATAAGAAgctctttaatatatttccaatTGTCATTATCTGACCACCTCCAGCTCTTACGTCCATTTCCTTATGTAAtatcaaattgaatataatgaatgaaaaaatgtataaaaattaatcttatctattatcttaaaaaaaattaaaactaaagaaAAGTTTACCTCTTCGTCATCTAAGAAAGATTCATACCAATCCCATAAATCACCAGGGGGTTGTGTATATCTAAACAGaccattaaaaagttatttaatttaaaattttataacagaaaattaataatatataacaggaTATAGGAATACTTTCAggattgttattattcttgAAACAATTATCCTCCACTATACACTTTGGGATAGTTTGATCAAAAACTTACCTGATGTACATAAAACCCAAAGCACGTATATAAGGTGAATCGCAATGGGTAATTAACCCAGTTACCTGCTTGCGAGTCAATTTCAATGTGAACAATTTATACAGAAGACAGAAGGCTGTAGATACTATTCCACCGGCACCAACTCCACGGACCTAATTAGTAccatataaaatttagaataaaatcgtattaaggataataagttaaatacttACTCCGCCACACATTCCAGTTTGTCCAGAAGTTTTGCGACTGCCCTTTTCCCATGGCTCAAGATGttgtactttataataaatttcatcaaTAACTTCATGGTAAGTTttcaattcatataaatttactaaaataataaaatatataaaagtatccTACAAGCAAGGTGATTTTTTATTggacaacactcattatttcataatttactaatatttttcttacataatttctagtcaaaataaaacaatgataacattttttttagattttaaaataatgagtgttagATTAAAGAATCAACTAGTATATCttaatagtatacatacaattttggaaaaatacacaataaaataaaaaaaactaaaatatccatcaagtaaattatttattaatcataattacctttaaaataatgagatgattgaatattagttaaaattaggctatttaaattcattgtacGTTCATTGCCCCACATTGGCATTGTGTTGTTCTTTCTAGTCAAAATACTTCCTTTAGATTTAGACTGATAATCATTGTCATAtcctaaacaataatttttacaaaatattatttcttaatttttctaCATTAAGTGAAGAAATAATTGACTTTAAAgcattatgtgtttttttgttataaacaattaaaaatcaaataattagattattttcttttatctaATGTCAACTATGTATGTCTTACACTtctactataattaaaattcagtacttttgaaatagtaaaagtataaaaatgttttaagtttacaGTATAAGTAaactaacttatttaatatttggcgctatcactaatttttaagtttttttaaaaatcaaaaaaggtTAACCAAGTTTTTACAAAGAATACATTTGTTtctgtatacattaataatcacaatattaGAAGTTAATATTGGAagttttttaagaattgtcaataattttattttgtatttatctattacattttttaattcatattttactgtatttaaCACCTATAACTTCCAAGACTTTGTTATTACTCGAGGTTTTAGTTAAGTCAATTGCAATAGCACtgattagattttaaatgaattgtttttacaaaattgaaatGATCATTTATCACCACATCCCATGTAATAAaatctagtattttttaaatttatttatttttttttaaaatagttattaaagttattttcatttactagaatttttaaatttaagttactaAATTCATTGACTCATTTGTTGATTCGAATATAAAAGAAGAGAATTTCTATACTTTTTCCCGTTCTATTTTCTACACGATAACAAATTGATAGAAAACAgccaacattttattttaaaagtggaTGAATACTTttagataaaaacataatttaacttattgaGGGGctgtaaaatgattaaaatggtaaagaaatcattataatagagCATACAGTAGGTCAtatatcaacaatattatatataatatagacatacTTTTCGTTAATCatcattaggtataataaaatactttcaaaGACTATTGTAATACCCAATAAGAAtacttgatataatatataattttttaatctttcatAAGTAATCTTgtggaatatattttaattcatgtaCTTGCAGAAATATTAGTCTATTTTAGTGATAAAGTAAGAATAACTTTACAATAACTATCATAGTCTTATGTGGTTGATGTATATCTTACCTTCATTTTCGTAACTCAC from Aphis gossypii isolate Hap1 chromosome 1, ASM2018417v2, whole genome shotgun sequence includes these protein-coding regions:
- the LOC114123959 gene encoding pre-mRNA-splicing factor 38B isoform X2 gives rise to the protein MEVSYENEGYDNDYQSKSKGSILTRKNNTMPMWGNERTMNLNSLILTNIQSSHYFKVNLYELKTYHEVIDEIYYKVQHLEPWEKGSRKTSGQTGMCGGVRGVGAGGIVSTAFCLLYKLFTLKLTRKQVTGLITHCDSPYIRALGFMYIRYTQPPGDLWDWYESFLDDEEEMDVRAGGGQIMTIGNILKSFLFKLEWYSTLFPRIPVPIQQQMEKKMSEKYPPVVEETPRRNLPEKNFRDRDDHRSRGDISDTSRPRERIERRERSHRDYRDRDYERKSSHANSRERSPYVSRRDDYKKSSSRSPKYGSSKRRDRDDYKSRSKY
- the LOC114123959 gene encoding pre-mRNA-splicing factor 38B isoform X1; the protein is MEVSYENEGYDNDYQSKSKGSILTRKNNTMPMWGNERTMNLNSLILTNIQSSHYFKVNLYELKTYHEVIDEIYYKVQHLEPWEKGSRKTSGQTGMCGGVRGVGAGGIVSTAFCLLYKLFTLKLTRKQVTGLITHCDSPYIRALGFMYIRYTQPPGDLWDWYESFLDDEEEMDVRAGGGQIMTIGNILKSFLFKLEWYSTLFPRIPVPIQQQMEKKMSEKYPPVVEETPRRNLPEKNFSRDRDDHRSRGDISDTSRPRERIERRERSHRDYRDRDYERKSSHANSRERSPYVSRRDDYKKSSSRSPKYGSSKRRDRDDYKSRSKY